CAGCTGACCAAAGCTCATTCATCGCTTGCTTTTTTTATTCTAAATCTTGGTTAAGTCCTCGACCGATTAGTACTAGTCCGCTCCATACATCGCTGCACTTCCACTCCTAGCCTATCTACCTGATCGTCTCTCAGGGGTCTTACTCATTCTAGATGATGGGAAATCTCATCTCGAGGGGGGCTTCACGCTTAGATGCTTTCAGCGTTTATCCCTTCCACACATAGCTACCCAGCAATGCCCTTGGCAGAACAACTGGTACACCAGCGGTGTGTCCATCCCGGTCCTCTCGTACTAAGGACAGCTCCTCTCAAATTTCCAACGCCCGCGACGGATAGGGACCGAACTGTCTCACGACGTTCTGAACCCAGCTCGCGTGCCGCTTTAATGGGCGAACAGCCCAACCCTTGGGACCGACTACAGCCCCAGGATGCGACGAGCCGACATCGAGGTGCCAAACCTCCCCGTCGATGTGAACTCTTGGGGGAGATAAGCCTGTTATCCCCAGGGTAGCTTTTATCCGTTGAGCGATGGCCCTTCCATGCGGTACCACCGGATCACTAAGCCCGACTTTCGTCCCTGCTCGACTTGTCTGTCTCGCAGTCAAGCTCCCTTCTGCCTTTGCACTCTACGAATGATTTCCAACCATTCTGAGGGAACCTTTGGGCGCCTCCGTTACTTTTTAGGAGGCGACCGCCCCAGTCAAACTGCCCGACTGACACTGTCTCCCCGCCCGATAAGGGCGGCGGGTTAGACTGGTCCTGCTACAAGGGTAGTATCCCAATGATGCCTCCATCGAAACTGGCGTCCCGACTTCTATGGCTCCTACCTATCCTGTACATGTAGCAGAAACAATCAATATCAACCTGCAGTAAAGCTCCATGGGGTCTTTCCGTCCTGTCGCGGGTAACCAGCATCTTCACTGGTACTATAATTTCACCGAGTCTCTCGTTGAGACAGTGCCCAAATCGTTACGCCTTTCGTGCGGGTCGGAACTTACCCGACAAGGAATTTCGCTACCTTAGGACCGTTATAGTTACGGCCGCCGTTTACTGGGGCTTCAATTCAAAGCTTCGCCGAAGCTAACCTCTCCTCTTAACCTTCCAGCACCGGGCAGGCGTCAGCCCCTATACGTCATCTTTCGATTTTGCAGAGACCTGTGTTTTTGATAAACAGTCGCTTGGGCCTATTCACTGCGGCTGACCTTGCGGTCAGCACCCCTTCTCCCGAAGTTACGGGGTCATTTTGCCGAGTTCCTTAACGAGAGTTCGCTCGCTCACCTTAGGATTCTCTCCTCGACTACCTGTGTCGGTTTGCGGTACGGGCAGTTGTTTTCTAACTAGAAGCTTTTCTTGGCAGTGTGACATCGGGAACTTCGGTACTTAATTTCCCTCCCCATCACAACTTGTCCTTAAAGCAGTAAGCATTTGACTCACCACAAGACTTGTTGCTTGGACGTGCTCTTCCATCCGCACGCTTTCCTTAGCCTCCTGCGTCCCTCCATTGTTCAAACAAAAACAACTGGTACAGAAATATCAATCTGTTGTCCATCGCCTACGCCTATCGGCCTCGGCTTAGGTCCCGACTAACCCTGGGAGGACGAGCCTTCCCCAGGAAACCTTAGTCATTCGGTGGACGGGATTCTCACCCGTCTTTCGCTACTCATACCGGCATTCTCACTTCTAAGCGCTCCACCAGTCCTCACGGTCCAGCTTCAACGCCCTTAGAACGCTCTCCTACCACAGAACCATAAGGTTCTATCCACAGCTTCGGTGATCTGTTTAGCCCCGGTAAATTTTCGGCGCAGGGTCACTCGACTAGTGAGCTATTACGCACTCTTTAAATGATGGCTGCTTCTGAGCCAACATCCTAGTTGTCTGTGCAACCCCACATCCTTTTCCACTTAACAGATACTTTGGGACCTTAGCTGGTGGTCTGGGCTGTTTCCCTCTTGACTACGGATCTTATCACTCGCAGTCTGACTCCCGGACTTGAATCGATGGCATTCGGAGTTTATCTGAATTCGGTAACCCGAGAAGGGCCCCTAGTCCAAACAGTGCTCTACCTCCACGATTCCTTGATCCGAGGCTAGCCCTAAAGCTATTTCGGAGAGAACCAGCTATCTCCAGGTTCGATTGGAATTTCTCCGCTACCCACACCTCATCCCCGCACTTTTCAACGTACGTGGGTTCGGTCCTCCAGTGCGTATTACCGCACCTTCAACCTGGACATGGGTAGGTCACCTGGTTTCGGGTCTACGACCACATACTCAATCGCCCTATTCAGACTCGCTTTCGCTGCGGCTCCGTGTTTTCCACTTAACCTCGCATGGGATCGTAACTCGCCGGTCCATTCTACAAAAGGTACGCCATCACCCATTAACGGGCTCTGACTACTTGTAAGCACACGGTTTCAGGTACTATTTCACTCCCCTTCCGGGGTGCTTTTCACCTTTCCCTCACGGTACTGGTTCACTATCGGTCACTAGGGAGTATTTAGCCTTGGGAGATGGTCCTCCCGGATTCCGACGGAATTTCTCGTGTTCCGCCGTACTCAGGATACTGGTAGGGCCGCTTTGGATTTCGCATACGGGGCTATTACCCTTTATCGCGCAACTTTCCAGTTGGCTTCTGCTATCCATTGTGGTCCCATGTCCCAGTCCTACAACCCCAAAGAGCAAGCTCTTTGGTTTGGGCTTTTCCCGTTTCGCTCGCCGCTACTCAGGGAATCGATTTTTCTTTCTCTTCCTGCAGGTAATGAGATGTTTCAGTTCCCTGCGTCTACCTCGTATACACTATGTATTCATGTATACGTAATACCCTATCAAAGGTATTGGGTTGCCCCATTCGGAAATCTCCGGATCACAGCTTACTTACAGCTCCCCGGAGCATATCGGTGTTAGTCCCGTCCTTCATCGGCTCCTAGTGCCAAGGCATCCACCGTGCGCCCTTATTCACTTAACCTATGGTCAAGCTTCGGCCATTGCTGGCCATTGCGTTAAAGTAAACTTTAACGACAACGCGGTAAAATGTTTTGGTCTTTCTTTGTTACTTTCATGTTATGGTATTCAGTTTTCAAGGAACAAAAGTAATGCTTGAGAGTTGACCTCTCAAAACTGAACAAGAATGTTGAACTTGGCAGGTTCCGTTATATTCCTTAGAAAGGAGGTGATCCAGCCGCACCTTCCGATACGGCTACCTTGTTACGACTTCACCCCAATCATCCATCCCACCTTAGGCGGCTGGCTCCCATAAAGGGTTACCCCACCGACTTCGGGTGTTACAAACTCTCGTGGTGTGACGGGCGGTGTGTACAAGACCCGGGAACGTATTCACCGCGGCATGCTGATCCGCGATTACTAGCGATTCCGGCTTCATGCAGGCGAGTTGCAGCCTGCAATCCGAACTGAGAATGGCTTTAAGAGATTCGCATACCCTCGCGGGCTAGCTGCTCGTTGTACCATCCATTGTAGCACGTGTGTAGCCCAGGTCATAAGGGGCATGATGATTTGACGTCATCCCCACCTTCCTCCGGTTTGTCACCGGCAGTCTCATTAGAGTGCCCAACTTAATGCTGGCAACTAACAATAGGGGTTGCGCTCGTTGCGGGACTTAACCCAACATCTCACGACACGAGCTGACGACAACCATGCACCACCTGTCACCTTGTCCCCGAAGGGAACGTCCTATCTCTAGGAGTGTCAAGGGATGTCAAGACCTGGTAAGGTTCTTCGCGTTGCTTCGAATTAAACCACATGCTCCACCGCTTGTGCGGGTCCCCGTCAATTCCTTTGAGTTTCAGCCTTGCGGCCGTACTCCCCAGGCGGAGTGCTTAATGCGTTAACTGCAGCACTGAAGGGTGGAAGCCCTCCAACACTTAGCACTCATCGTTTACGGCGTGGACTACCAGGGTATCTAATCCTGTTTGCTCCCCACGCTTTCGAGCCTCAGTGTCAATAACAGACCAGAGAGTCGCCTTCGCCACTGGTGTTCCTCCATATATCTACGCATTTCACCGCTACACATGGAATTCCACTCTCCTCTTCTGCATTCAAGTTCCCCAGTTTCCAATGACCTTCCACGGTTGAGCCGTGGGCTTTCACATCAGACTTAAGAAACCACCTGCGCTCGCTTTACGCCCAATAAATCCGGACAACGCTTGCCACCTACGTATTACCGCGGCTGCTGGCACGTAGTTAGCCGTGGCTTTCTGGTCGGGTACCGTCAAGGTAGGAACAGTTACTCTCCTACTTGTTCTTCTCCGACAACAGAGTTTTACGATCCGAAAACCTTCTTCACTCACGCGGCGTTGCTCCGTCAGACTTTCGTCCATTGCGGAAGATTCCCTACTGCTGCCTCCCGTAGGAGTTTGGGCCGTGTCTCAGTCCCAATGTGGCCGATCACCCTCTCAGGTCGGCTACGTATCATCGTCTTGGTAGGCCATTACCCCACCAACTAACTAATACGCCGCGGGTCCATCCCTCAGTGATAGCGCAAAGGCCATCTTTCCTTCTTCTTCCAGGCGGAAAAAGAAACTATGCGGTATTAGCACCCGTTTCCGGATGTTATCCCCCGCTGAAGGGCAGGTTACCCACGTGTTACTCACCCGTCCGCCACTAACTTCTTGAAGAGCAAGCTCCTCAATCCGTTCGTTCGACTTGCATGTATTAGGCACGCCGCCAGCGTTCGTCCTGAGCCAGGATCAAACTCTCATTAATAGTGGGCTCTTGTACAGAAACCCTAATGCTTAAGTTGATTGCTCATTTGTTGCTGACTTACTTGTGTTGCGACATTTACATGTCGACTTAATGTGCGTCCATTCGGACGCCCTGCACGTTTGGTTCGTTCATTCTTTGTTCAGTTTTCAAAGGTCAATTGCGTTATCACGTGTTACGTGATGTTCCGTTCGTGACAACTTCTTAATAATAACACCGGTCAACTAGGAAGTCAACACTTATTTGAAATTATTTTTTGTTGTTTTTTGTGACGCGTTGTAGCGACATTTACTAATTTAACATCTGCTTCAGAAATTGTCAACTACTTTTTTAACTTACTTGTAAAGAAGCTGTAACATTCCTTGAGCAGTGCAAAAGCAACTTTAACACAGGGACTTATGCCTTGTCAAACCTTTTTAGAACAAAAATAGGAAGAGCCGCCTTCGCAGCTCTTCCCCTTCATCGTTGTAACACATGTTCCTCGATTAAGCACCAACACTATTTCCGTTGGCAGACTTTCGTTCACTAGGTTTCATGTTCCACTCAAGGGGGCCGATATGTAAAAATTCCTTTCTTACCGGCTAGCCCATTTATAAGGAACACTGCCACAAGGATGAGATGAATAGTTTAGAAGATCCTTTTTACTATCAGAATGGGGCATCTCGCCTCTCTCAATCTGATTAGAATCTTCTTACATAGATCAATCTCACGATTGTTCTATGTATATTATGAATTATCAGATTCCAACTACATGTTCCATGTTTACTGCTGTTACTAGTCTTTCAGTTTAATTGATCTTGCTTCAATTACATTGTTTTTCTAGTTACTCATGGATCTTTAAAGACTTTCTGGTCTTACCGAATTCACTTAACATTAAATCAAACGGAACTTGGAATCTGATAAATTCTACATAAAGAAAGATCTGCATACACTTCTCATTCTTTACTTCATTTCTAAACGAAATGTATTTTGTATCCTTCTCTACACTCATATAATAACATGAAAGCGTTTACTTGTAAAGTGAAAAGCACACACTTTTCTAATCATTTTCACATTCAACAAAAAAATACCCAGACGGCTCGCGACCATCTGGGTATTTACTCTTCAAAAACTATTTAGAATCAAGCGATTTATTTTCCGCTGTGTGCTTTTATAATTGCTTCTAAATCTAAATCAGCAGTATTTTCAACAAACATATCTGCTTCTTTCATTGAATCAGCTGTACCAACGCCGACTGAGAACATACCTGCACCATTGATTGACTCAACACCTGCTTCTGCATCTTCTACACCTACACACTCAGCTGGAGTTAAACCTAACATTTCTGCCCCTTTAAGGAAAATTTCTGGATCTGGTTTGCCGTTTGCTAAAGAAGCTGGATCCACAACAATTTCGAAATAATCTGTCAGTCCCAAGTTTTCTAGAATTGCTGGGCCGTTCTTACTTGCCGAAGCCAAACCAAGTTTTAGCCCTGCCGCTAGACAGTCATCCAAAAACTTTTTAACGCCTGGTAAGATATCAGCTGGTGTGATTTCTTTGATTAATTCGACGTAATCATCATTCTTTTCTTTCGCTAATGCTTCTTTTTCTTCTATAGTATACGCATTATTTTTACCACCATGTTCCAATATACGTTCTAGTGAATCCATGCGGCTGATTCCTTTTAACTTTTCGTTGAACTCACGATCGAATGGAATAGCAATCTTCTCGCCTAAGTCTTGCCATGCACGGAAATGGAATTCCGCCGTATCTGTAATGACACCATCTAAATCAAAAATGACTCCTTTTAATACCATAAAAATATCCCCCTCTAAAAAGGACTGGGAAGCTCCCAGCCCTCCATTGCTCTATTGTAACGCTTTTGTTATTGTATCAGAAATCATAACGATTTCATCGAATAATTTAACTTCCATTGATTCGCCTTCTTCAATTGTTAAGCGAACACCTTCTTTATCTACATGAACGTCTACTAAACGGCCACGGTAGTTAATC
This genomic interval from Jeotgalibaca porci contains the following:
- the pgmB gene encoding beta-phosphoglucomutase, with translation MVLKGVIFDLDGVITDTAEFHFRAWQDLGEKIAIPFDREFNEKLKGISRMDSLERILEHGGKNNAYTIEEKEALAKEKNDDYVELIKEITPADILPGVKKFLDDCLAAGLKLGLASASKNGPAILENLGLTDYFEIVVDPASLANGKPDPEIFLKGAEMLGLTPAECVGVEDAEAGVESINGAGMFSVGVGTADSMKEADMFVENTADLDLEAIIKAHSGK